One Candidatus Methylomirabilota bacterium DNA window includes the following coding sequences:
- a CDS encoding methylated-DNA--[protein]-cysteine S-methyltransferase, translating to IPLGTTRTYSQLAARIGRPTASRAVGLANSLHPVAIVIPCHRVIGSNASLTGYAGGLPRKQWLLRHEGALL from the coding sequence AGATTCCCCTCGGGACCACGCGCACCTACAGCCAGCTCGCCGCCCGGATCGGTCGGCCCACGGCCTCGCGCGCGGTGGGGCTCGCCAACTCTCTCCACCCCGTGGCCATCGTCATCCCGTGTCACCGCGTGATCGGGAGCAACGCGTCCCTCACGGGCTACGCGGGCGGGCTTCCGCGCAAACAGTGGCTCCTGCGCCACGAAGGCGCGCTCCTCTGA
- a CDS encoding peroxiredoxin, with protein sequence MAIKVGDKLPDGTLTEMIETETAGCTIGPNAFQVSDLAKGKRIVIFAVPGAFTPTCSAKHVPGYTANYDKIKAKKVDEIWCVAVNDAFVMGAWAKDQKSAGKVRMLADGSAAYTKVLGLEFDLIARGMGVRSQRYAMLVEDGVVKALNVEAQGKFEVSDAESMLKLL encoded by the coding sequence ATGGCGATCAAGGTTGGTGACAAGCTGCCGGACGGCACCCTGACGGAAATGATCGAGACCGAGACGGCGGGCTGCACGATAGGGCCGAACGCCTTCCAGGTCTCGGACCTCGCGAAGGGCAAGCGCATCGTCATCTTCGCCGTGCCCGGGGCGTTCACGCCCACGTGCTCGGCCAAGCACGTGCCCGGCTACACGGCCAACTACGACAAGATCAAGGCCAAGAAGGTGGACGAGATCTGGTGCGTCGCGGTGAACGACGCCTTCGTGATGGGGGCGTGGGCCAAGGACCAGAAGAGCGCCGGCAAGGTGCGCATGCTGGCGGACGGCAGCGCCGCCTACACGAAGGTCCTCGGGCTCGAGTTCGACCTGATCGCCCGCGGCATGGGCGTCCGCTCGCAGCGGTACGCGATGCTCGTCGAAGACGGTGTGGTCAAGGCGCTCAACGTCGAGGCCCAGGGGAAATTCGAGGTCAGCGACGCGGAGAGCATGCTGAAGCTGCTCTAG